In Nasonia vitripennis strain AsymCx chromosome 2, Nvit_psr_1.1, whole genome shotgun sequence, a genomic segment contains:
- the LOC100122481 gene encoding protein bric-a-brac 2 isoform X10, with translation MGSSQQFSLRWNNYLKHITNAFDTLRSDEDLVDVTLSCEGKRIRAHKMLLSACSTYFRDLFKENPCQHPVIIFRNVKFDDLAALVDFIYQGEVNVVQEQLDSFMTTAELLAVQGLTDGSRKDDSLAEDDVEIPSEPEVQLRNASGKVITNDKGNKSPSSPLPYHLAESHKSEAPPPNKRRRYRENSNAHSEKSNRHASSPKDSDKTDSQTVQEPVEIIPLMPNLKMEMPEYLEQDGSSCSYEEQSTGESSNKILDDNPDLLDNEQKPDITQTFYSNQSSTDHLDASKSSDIGYLLSKPGTSSGDRISHELLQGGVTYVTGQPHSLSKANGHGKVCIHCKRRGVLTSRGKLRQTRFKCWACNACLCRWPCFAEYHELRSIPHIPPP, from the exons ATGGGTTCCAGTCAGCAGTTCTCCTTGAGGTGGAACAACTATCTCAAGCACATCACCAATGCATTCGACACACTGCGATCAGATGAGGATCTTGTGGATGTGACGCTGAGCTGTGAGGGCAAAAGGATAAGGGCACACAAAATGCTGTTATCTGCGTGTAGTAcatattttcgagatttatttAAG GAAAACCCTTGTCAACATCCTGTTATTATATTCAGGAATGTCAAATTTGATGACCTGGCGGCGTTGGTTGACTTCATCTACCAGGGCGAAGTTAACGTAGTGCAAGAGCAGCTAGATAGTTTTATGACAACAGCTGAACTGTTGGCTGTACAGGGTCTCACAGATGGATCAAGGAAAGATGACAGTTTAGCAGAG gATGATGTGGAAATCCCCAGTGAACCAGAAGTACAACTGAGGAATGCGTCTGGCAAAGTTATCACAAATGATAAGGGAAACAAGTCACCATCTTCGCCATTGCCATATCACTTAGCAGAATCACATAAGTCTGAAGCGCCGCCACCAAATAAAAGGAGAAGATACAGAGAAAATTCAAATGCACATTCGGAAAAATCAAACAGGCATGCTTCTTCACCAAAAGACTCTGACAAAACAGACAGTCAAACTGTGCAAGAACCTGTTGAAATAATTCCTCTCATGCCAAATTTGAAAATGGAAATGCCTGAATATTTGGAGCAGGATGGAAGTAGTTGTAGTTACGAAGAACAAAGTACGGGTGAAAGttctaataaaatattagACGATAATCCAGACCTACTGGACAATGAGCAGAAGCCAGACATAACGCAAACATTCTATTCGAATCAATCGTCAACAGACCACTTAGATGCATCTAAGTCATCAGACATAG GTTACTTACTTTCCAAACCTGGCACAAGTTCAGGAGATAGGATATCACATGAACTACTTCAAG GAGGGGTAACGTACGTGACGGGCCAGCCGCACAGCCTGAGCAAGGCGAACGGCCACGGCAAAGTGTGCATACACTGCAAGCGTCGGGGGGTCCTGACCTCGCGCGGCAAGCTACGTCAGACGCGCTTCAAGTGCTGGGCCTGCAATGCCTGCCTGTGCCGCTGGCCGTGCTTTGCCGAGTACCATGAGCTCCGGTCGATACCCCACATTCCGCCTCCATAG
- the LOC100122481 gene encoding protein bric-a-brac 2 isoform X3 codes for MYVYVLCSFMIRTHEAGIMGSSQQFSLRWNNYLKHITNAFDTLRSDEDLVDVTLSCEGKRIRAHKMLLSACSTYFRDLFKENPCQHPVIIFRNVKFDDLAALVDFIYQGEVNVVQEQLDSFMTTAELLAVQGLTDGSRKDDSLAEDDVEIPSEPEVQLRNASGKVITNDKGNKSPSSPLPYHLAESHKSEAPPPNKRRRYRENSNAHSEKSNRHASSPKDSDKTDSQTVQEPVEIIPLMPNLKMEMPEYLEQDGSSCSYEEQSTGESSNKILDDNPDLLDNEQKPDITQTFYSNQSSTDHLDASKSSDIGYLLSKPGTSSGDRISHELLQEQPTHESSSAAAAAAAATAAAVATLGQQHEFQPPADVVGNSASSNGFEVVLRRRSRPLHDENGRWVCDVCGKIYNRGDSLAHHRSIHRGDTICPICQAVFTRKYTMRCHLVNVHGVKVKA; via the exons atgtacgtatacgtgCTGTGCAGCTTTATGATACGCACACACGAG GCAGGCATCATGGGTTCCAGTCAGCAGTTCTCCTTGAGGTGGAACAACTATCTCAAGCACATCACCAATGCATTCGACACACTGCGATCAGATGAGGATCTTGTGGATGTGACGCTGAGCTGTGAGGGCAAAAGGATAAGGGCACACAAAATGCTGTTATCTGCGTGTAGTAcatattttcgagatttatttAAG GAAAACCCTTGTCAACATCCTGTTATTATATTCAGGAATGTCAAATTTGATGACCTGGCGGCGTTGGTTGACTTCATCTACCAGGGCGAAGTTAACGTAGTGCAAGAGCAGCTAGATAGTTTTATGACAACAGCTGAACTGTTGGCTGTACAGGGTCTCACAGATGGATCAAGGAAAGATGACAGTTTAGCAGAG gATGATGTGGAAATCCCCAGTGAACCAGAAGTACAACTGAGGAATGCGTCTGGCAAAGTTATCACAAATGATAAGGGAAACAAGTCACCATCTTCGCCATTGCCATATCACTTAGCAGAATCACATAAGTCTGAAGCGCCGCCACCAAATAAAAGGAGAAGATACAGAGAAAATTCAAATGCACATTCGGAAAAATCAAACAGGCATGCTTCTTCACCAAAAGACTCTGACAAAACAGACAGTCAAACTGTGCAAGAACCTGTTGAAATAATTCCTCTCATGCCAAATTTGAAAATGGAAATGCCTGAATATTTGGAGCAGGATGGAAGTAGTTGTAGTTACGAAGAACAAAGTACGGGTGAAAGttctaataaaatattagACGATAATCCAGACCTACTGGACAATGAGCAGAAGCCAGACATAACGCAAACATTCTATTCGAATCAATCGTCAACAGACCACTTAGATGCATCTAAGTCATCAGACATAG GTTACTTACTTTCCAAACCTGGCACAAGTTCAGGAGATAGGATATCACATGAACTACTTCAAG AACAACCAACGCACGAATCGTcatcggcagcagcagcagcagcagcagcaacagcagcagcagtagcgacTCTCGGTCAGCAGCATGAGTTTCAACCACCGGCGGACGTCGTCGGCAACAGCGCCAGCAGCAACGGTTTCGAGGTCGTTCTCAGGCGACGCTCACGGCCACTTCACGATGAGAATGGCCGCTGGGTTTGCGACGTCTGCGGTAAAATCTACAATCGCGGAGATTCCCTTGCCCATCATCGCAGTATACACAGGGGTGACACCATCTGTCCGATCTGTCAGGCCGTCTTCACGCGCAAGTACACCATGCGCTGCCACTTGGTAAACGTACACGGTGTCAAAGTCAAGGCGTAA
- the LOC100122481 gene encoding protein bric-a-brac 2 isoform X9, whose amino-acid sequence MYVYVLCSFMIRTHEAGIMGSSQQFSLRWNNYLKHITNAFDTLRSDEDLVDVTLSCEGKRIRAHKMLLSACSTYFRDLFKENPCQHPVIIFRNVKFDDLAALVDFIYQGEVNVVQEQLDSFMTTAELLAVQGLTDGSRKDDSLAEDDVEIPSEPEVQLRNASGKVITNDKGNKSPSSPLPYHLAESHKSEAPPPNKRRRYRENSNAHSEKSNRHASSPKDSDKTDSQTVQEPVEIIPLMPNLKMEMPEYLEQDGSSCSYEEQSTGESSNKILDDNPDLLDNEQKPDITQTFYSNQSSTDHLDASKSSDIGYLLSKPGTSSGDRISHELLQGGVTYVTGQPHSLSKANGHGKVCIHCKRRGVLTSRGKLRQTRFKCWACNACLCRWPCFAEYHELRSIPHIPPP is encoded by the exons atgtacgtatacgtgCTGTGCAGCTTTATGATACGCACACACGAG GCAGGCATCATGGGTTCCAGTCAGCAGTTCTCCTTGAGGTGGAACAACTATCTCAAGCACATCACCAATGCATTCGACACACTGCGATCAGATGAGGATCTTGTGGATGTGACGCTGAGCTGTGAGGGCAAAAGGATAAGGGCACACAAAATGCTGTTATCTGCGTGTAGTAcatattttcgagatttatttAAG GAAAACCCTTGTCAACATCCTGTTATTATATTCAGGAATGTCAAATTTGATGACCTGGCGGCGTTGGTTGACTTCATCTACCAGGGCGAAGTTAACGTAGTGCAAGAGCAGCTAGATAGTTTTATGACAACAGCTGAACTGTTGGCTGTACAGGGTCTCACAGATGGATCAAGGAAAGATGACAGTTTAGCAGAG gATGATGTGGAAATCCCCAGTGAACCAGAAGTACAACTGAGGAATGCGTCTGGCAAAGTTATCACAAATGATAAGGGAAACAAGTCACCATCTTCGCCATTGCCATATCACTTAGCAGAATCACATAAGTCTGAAGCGCCGCCACCAAATAAAAGGAGAAGATACAGAGAAAATTCAAATGCACATTCGGAAAAATCAAACAGGCATGCTTCTTCACCAAAAGACTCTGACAAAACAGACAGTCAAACTGTGCAAGAACCTGTTGAAATAATTCCTCTCATGCCAAATTTGAAAATGGAAATGCCTGAATATTTGGAGCAGGATGGAAGTAGTTGTAGTTACGAAGAACAAAGTACGGGTGAAAGttctaataaaatattagACGATAATCCAGACCTACTGGACAATGAGCAGAAGCCAGACATAACGCAAACATTCTATTCGAATCAATCGTCAACAGACCACTTAGATGCATCTAAGTCATCAGACATAG GTTACTTACTTTCCAAACCTGGCACAAGTTCAGGAGATAGGATATCACATGAACTACTTCAAG GAGGGGTAACGTACGTGACGGGCCAGCCGCACAGCCTGAGCAAGGCGAACGGCCACGGCAAAGTGTGCATACACTGCAAGCGTCGGGGGGTCCTGACCTCGCGCGGCAAGCTACGTCAGACGCGCTTCAAGTGCTGGGCCTGCAATGCCTGCCTGTGCCGCTGGCCGTGCTTTGCCGAGTACCATGAGCTCCGGTCGATACCCCACATTCCGCCTCCATAG
- the LOC100122481 gene encoding protein tramtrack, beta isoform isoform X1: MYVYVLCSFMIRTHEAGIMGSSQQFSLRWNNYLKHITNAFDTLRSDEDLVDVTLSCEGKRIRAHKMLLSACSTYFRDLFKENPCQHPVIIFRNVKFDDLAALVDFIYQGEVNVVQEQLDSFMTTAELLAVQGLTDGSRKDDSLAEDDVEIPSEPEVQLRNASGKVITNDKGNKSPSSPLPYHLAESHKSEAPPPNKRRRYRENSNAHSEKSNRHASSPKDSDKTDSQTVQEPVEIIPLMPNLKMEMPEYLEQDGSSCSYEEQSTGESSNKILDDNPDLLDNEQKPDITQTFYSNQSSTDHLDASKSSDIGYLLSKPGTSSGDRISHELLQDARTVVIEQPSHSCKLCGKSFWNRDSMYKHMNMHKGTTQCPVCHKVLSRTTHMKRHLKNRHGWVPLGAAGANAVTGTTIAGGTIATTVAASVCTTEMPAGMTSSSSGTAASSTPTATTPSGAGGGTGNADSGPATFTTIRIRESSVERITSSPIP, translated from the exons atgtacgtatacgtgCTGTGCAGCTTTATGATACGCACACACGAG GCAGGCATCATGGGTTCCAGTCAGCAGTTCTCCTTGAGGTGGAACAACTATCTCAAGCACATCACCAATGCATTCGACACACTGCGATCAGATGAGGATCTTGTGGATGTGACGCTGAGCTGTGAGGGCAAAAGGATAAGGGCACACAAAATGCTGTTATCTGCGTGTAGTAcatattttcgagatttatttAAG GAAAACCCTTGTCAACATCCTGTTATTATATTCAGGAATGTCAAATTTGATGACCTGGCGGCGTTGGTTGACTTCATCTACCAGGGCGAAGTTAACGTAGTGCAAGAGCAGCTAGATAGTTTTATGACAACAGCTGAACTGTTGGCTGTACAGGGTCTCACAGATGGATCAAGGAAAGATGACAGTTTAGCAGAG gATGATGTGGAAATCCCCAGTGAACCAGAAGTACAACTGAGGAATGCGTCTGGCAAAGTTATCACAAATGATAAGGGAAACAAGTCACCATCTTCGCCATTGCCATATCACTTAGCAGAATCACATAAGTCTGAAGCGCCGCCACCAAATAAAAGGAGAAGATACAGAGAAAATTCAAATGCACATTCGGAAAAATCAAACAGGCATGCTTCTTCACCAAAAGACTCTGACAAAACAGACAGTCAAACTGTGCAAGAACCTGTTGAAATAATTCCTCTCATGCCAAATTTGAAAATGGAAATGCCTGAATATTTGGAGCAGGATGGAAGTAGTTGTAGTTACGAAGAACAAAGTACGGGTGAAAGttctaataaaatattagACGATAATCCAGACCTACTGGACAATGAGCAGAAGCCAGACATAACGCAAACATTCTATTCGAATCAATCGTCAACAGACCACTTAGATGCATCTAAGTCATCAGACATAG GTTACTTACTTTCCAAACCTGGCACAAGTTCAGGAGATAGGATATCACATGAACTACTTCAAG ATGCTCGTACAGTGGTCATCGAACAACCGTCGCATTCTTGCAAACTCTGCGGTAAATCTTTCTGGAACCGAGATTCCATGTATAAGCACATGAACATGCACAAAGGGACGACCCAGTGCCCGGTCTGCCACAAAGTCCTGAGCCGCACGACGCACATGAAGCGCCACTTAAAAAACCGCCACGGCTGGGTGCCACTGGGAGCCGCGGGCGCGAACGCCGTCACCGGAACGACCATAGCCGGGGGGACCATAGCCACGACCGTCGCCGCGAGCGTCTGCACCACGGAGATGCCGGCCGGCATGACGTCCAGCTCCAGCGGCACAGCGGCCAGCTCGACGCCGACGGCCACGACCCCGAGCGGCGCCGGCGGCGGCACGGGCAACGCCGACTCCGGCCCCGCGACCTTCACGACCATACGCATCAGGGAGAGCAGCGTCGAGAGAATCACCTCCAGTCCCATTCCTTAG
- the LOC100122481 gene encoding protein bric-a-brac 2 isoform X8, translated as MGSSQQFSLRWNNYLKHITNAFDTLRSDEDLVDVTLSCEGKRIRAHKMLLSACSTYFRDLFKENPCQHPVIIFRNVKFDDLAALVDFIYQGEVNVVQEQLDSFMTTAELLAVQGLTDGSRKDDSLAEDDVEIPSEPEVQLRNASGKVITNDKGNKSPSSPLPYHLAESHKSEAPPPNKRRRYRENSNAHSEKSNRHASSPKDSDKTDSQTVQEPVEIIPLMPNLKMEMPEYLEQDGSSCSYEEQSTGESSNKILDDNPDLLDNEQKPDITQTFYSNQSSTDHLDASKSSDIGYLLSKPGTSSGDRISHELLQEQPGDTSGSTGPNPDLGAYVDDDDNEQSSDSELLFRCRICWKGFKHPISLTLHKDLHTGQTRCPICQRIFSRSYDMRVHLLRIHKRTLWNVDAKLNAQSNKKK; from the exons ATGGGTTCCAGTCAGCAGTTCTCCTTGAGGTGGAACAACTATCTCAAGCACATCACCAATGCATTCGACACACTGCGATCAGATGAGGATCTTGTGGATGTGACGCTGAGCTGTGAGGGCAAAAGGATAAGGGCACACAAAATGCTGTTATCTGCGTGTAGTAcatattttcgagatttatttAAG GAAAACCCTTGTCAACATCCTGTTATTATATTCAGGAATGTCAAATTTGATGACCTGGCGGCGTTGGTTGACTTCATCTACCAGGGCGAAGTTAACGTAGTGCAAGAGCAGCTAGATAGTTTTATGACAACAGCTGAACTGTTGGCTGTACAGGGTCTCACAGATGGATCAAGGAAAGATGACAGTTTAGCAGAG gATGATGTGGAAATCCCCAGTGAACCAGAAGTACAACTGAGGAATGCGTCTGGCAAAGTTATCACAAATGATAAGGGAAACAAGTCACCATCTTCGCCATTGCCATATCACTTAGCAGAATCACATAAGTCTGAAGCGCCGCCACCAAATAAAAGGAGAAGATACAGAGAAAATTCAAATGCACATTCGGAAAAATCAAACAGGCATGCTTCTTCACCAAAAGACTCTGACAAAACAGACAGTCAAACTGTGCAAGAACCTGTTGAAATAATTCCTCTCATGCCAAATTTGAAAATGGAAATGCCTGAATATTTGGAGCAGGATGGAAGTAGTTGTAGTTACGAAGAACAAAGTACGGGTGAAAGttctaataaaatattagACGATAATCCAGACCTACTGGACAATGAGCAGAAGCCAGACATAACGCAAACATTCTATTCGAATCAATCGTCAACAGACCACTTAGATGCATCTAAGTCATCAGACATAG GTTACTTACTTTCCAAACCTGGCACAAGTTCAGGAGATAGGATATCACATGAACTACTTCAAG AACAGCCAGGAGACACAAGCGGTAGTACTGGCCCAAATCCCGATTTGGGTGCGTATGTCGATGATGACGATAACGAACAGAGCTCGGATTCCGAATTATTGTTTCGCTGTAGAATATGTTGGAAGGGTTTCAAGCACCCGATATCCTTGACGCTCCATAAGGATTTGCACACGGGTCAGACAAGGTGCCCCATTTGCCAGCGCATCTTTAGTCGAAGTTACGATATGAGGGTTCACCTATTGCGAATACACAAGCGTACCTTGTGGAATGTCGATGCGAAGCTAAACGCGCAGagcaataaaaagaaataa
- the LOC100122481 gene encoding protein tramtrack, beta isoform isoform X4 — translation MYVYVLCSFMIRTHEAGIMGSSQQFSLRWNNYLKHITNAFDTLRSDEDLVDVTLSCEGKRIRAHKMLLSACSTYFRDLFKENPCQHPVIIFRNVKFDDLAALVDFIYQGEVNVVQEQLDSFMTTAELLAVQGLTDGSRKDDSLAEDDVEIPSEPEVQLRNASGKVITNDKGNKSPSSPLPYHLAESHKSEAPPPNKRRRYRENSNAHSEKSNRHASSPKDSDKTDSQTVQEPVEIIPLMPNLKMEMPEYLEQDGSSCSYEEQSTGESSNKILDDNPDLLDNEQKPDITQTFYSNQSSTDHLDASKSSDIGYLLSKPGTSSGDRISHELLQEQPGDTSGSTGPNPDLGAYVDDDDNEQSSDSELLFRCRICWKGFKHPISLTLHKDLHTGQTRCPICQRIFSRSYDMRVHLLRIHKRTLWNVDAKLNAQSNKKK, via the exons atgtacgtatacgtgCTGTGCAGCTTTATGATACGCACACACGAG GCAGGCATCATGGGTTCCAGTCAGCAGTTCTCCTTGAGGTGGAACAACTATCTCAAGCACATCACCAATGCATTCGACACACTGCGATCAGATGAGGATCTTGTGGATGTGACGCTGAGCTGTGAGGGCAAAAGGATAAGGGCACACAAAATGCTGTTATCTGCGTGTAGTAcatattttcgagatttatttAAG GAAAACCCTTGTCAACATCCTGTTATTATATTCAGGAATGTCAAATTTGATGACCTGGCGGCGTTGGTTGACTTCATCTACCAGGGCGAAGTTAACGTAGTGCAAGAGCAGCTAGATAGTTTTATGACAACAGCTGAACTGTTGGCTGTACAGGGTCTCACAGATGGATCAAGGAAAGATGACAGTTTAGCAGAG gATGATGTGGAAATCCCCAGTGAACCAGAAGTACAACTGAGGAATGCGTCTGGCAAAGTTATCACAAATGATAAGGGAAACAAGTCACCATCTTCGCCATTGCCATATCACTTAGCAGAATCACATAAGTCTGAAGCGCCGCCACCAAATAAAAGGAGAAGATACAGAGAAAATTCAAATGCACATTCGGAAAAATCAAACAGGCATGCTTCTTCACCAAAAGACTCTGACAAAACAGACAGTCAAACTGTGCAAGAACCTGTTGAAATAATTCCTCTCATGCCAAATTTGAAAATGGAAATGCCTGAATATTTGGAGCAGGATGGAAGTAGTTGTAGTTACGAAGAACAAAGTACGGGTGAAAGttctaataaaatattagACGATAATCCAGACCTACTGGACAATGAGCAGAAGCCAGACATAACGCAAACATTCTATTCGAATCAATCGTCAACAGACCACTTAGATGCATCTAAGTCATCAGACATAG GTTACTTACTTTCCAAACCTGGCACAAGTTCAGGAGATAGGATATCACATGAACTACTTCAAG AACAGCCAGGAGACACAAGCGGTAGTACTGGCCCAAATCCCGATTTGGGTGCGTATGTCGATGATGACGATAACGAACAGAGCTCGGATTCCGAATTATTGTTTCGCTGTAGAATATGTTGGAAGGGTTTCAAGCACCCGATATCCTTGACGCTCCATAAGGATTTGCACACGGGTCAGACAAGGTGCCCCATTTGCCAGCGCATCTTTAGTCGAAGTTACGATATGAGGGTTCACCTATTGCGAATACACAAGCGTACCTTGTGGAATGTCGATGCGAAGCTAAACGCGCAGagcaataaaaagaaataa
- the LOC100122481 gene encoding protein tramtrack, beta isoform isoform X6 — MYVYVLCSFMIRTHEAGIMGSSQQFSLRWNNYLKHITNAFDTLRSDEDLVDVTLSCEGKRIRAHKMLLSACSTYFRDLFKENPCQHPVIIFRNVKFDDLAALVDFIYQGEVNVVQEQLDSFMTTAELLAVQGLTDGSRKDDSLAEDDVEIPSEPEVQLRNASGKVITNDKGNKSPSSPLPYHLAESHKSEAPPPNKRRRYRENSNAHSEKSNRHASSPKDSDKTDSQTVQEPVEIIPLMPNLKMEMPEYLEQDGSSCSYEEQSTGESSNKILDDNPDLLDNEQKPDITQTFYSNQSSTDHLDASKSSDIGYLLSKPGTSSGDRISHELLQGVQCVAGGVVGRKRKHVGDTTGGQVVMQGPGRFSCSLCGSVYKHLASLTQHLEVHRNQTTCILCHTTLSRRTDLRRHMRLKHNMQWQKTIQRHRSPKKELHS; from the exons atgtacgtatacgtgCTGTGCAGCTTTATGATACGCACACACGAG GCAGGCATCATGGGTTCCAGTCAGCAGTTCTCCTTGAGGTGGAACAACTATCTCAAGCACATCACCAATGCATTCGACACACTGCGATCAGATGAGGATCTTGTGGATGTGACGCTGAGCTGTGAGGGCAAAAGGATAAGGGCACACAAAATGCTGTTATCTGCGTGTAGTAcatattttcgagatttatttAAG GAAAACCCTTGTCAACATCCTGTTATTATATTCAGGAATGTCAAATTTGATGACCTGGCGGCGTTGGTTGACTTCATCTACCAGGGCGAAGTTAACGTAGTGCAAGAGCAGCTAGATAGTTTTATGACAACAGCTGAACTGTTGGCTGTACAGGGTCTCACAGATGGATCAAGGAAAGATGACAGTTTAGCAGAG gATGATGTGGAAATCCCCAGTGAACCAGAAGTACAACTGAGGAATGCGTCTGGCAAAGTTATCACAAATGATAAGGGAAACAAGTCACCATCTTCGCCATTGCCATATCACTTAGCAGAATCACATAAGTCTGAAGCGCCGCCACCAAATAAAAGGAGAAGATACAGAGAAAATTCAAATGCACATTCGGAAAAATCAAACAGGCATGCTTCTTCACCAAAAGACTCTGACAAAACAGACAGTCAAACTGTGCAAGAACCTGTTGAAATAATTCCTCTCATGCCAAATTTGAAAATGGAAATGCCTGAATATTTGGAGCAGGATGGAAGTAGTTGTAGTTACGAAGAACAAAGTACGGGTGAAAGttctaataaaatattagACGATAATCCAGACCTACTGGACAATGAGCAGAAGCCAGACATAACGCAAACATTCTATTCGAATCAATCGTCAACAGACCACTTAGATGCATCTAAGTCATCAGACATAG GTTACTTACTTTCCAAACCTGGCACAAGTTCAGGAGATAGGATATCACATGAACTACTTCAAG GTGTTCAATGTGTTGCAGGGGGGGTTGTGGGACGCAAACGGAAGCACGTTGGCGATACAACTGGTGGTCAAGTGGTGATGCAGGGTCCGGGGCGTTTTTCGTGCAGTCTCTGTGGGAGCGTTTACAAGCATCTTGCTTCGCTGACTCAGCACCTCGAAGTGCACCGCAACCAGACGACCTGCATCCTATGTCACACGACACTCAGTCGTAGAACCGACCTGCGTCGACACATGCGCTTGAAACATAACATGCAATGGCAAAAGACCATACAGAGGCATCGGAGCCCCAAGAAGGAATTGCACTCCTAA
- the LOC100122481 gene encoding protein bric-a-brac 2 isoform X7, with protein sequence MYVYVLCSFMIRTHEAGIMGSSQQFSLRWNNYLKHITNAFDTLRSDEDLVDVTLSCEGKRIRAHKMLLSACSTYFRDLFKENPCQHPVIIFRNVKFDDLAALVDFIYQGEVNVVQEQLDSFMTTAELLAVQGLTDGSRKDDSLAEDDVEIPSEPEVQLRNASGKVITNDKGNKSPSSPLPYHLAESHKSEAPPPNKRRRYRENSNAHSEKSNRHASSPKDSDKTDSQTVQEPVEIIPLMPNLKMEMPEYLEQDGSSCSYEEQSTGESSNKILDDNPDLLDNEQKPDITQTFYSNQSSTDHLDASKSSDIGYLLSKPGTSSGDRISHELLQGGVVGRKRKHVGDTTGGQVVMQGPGRFSCSLCGSVYKHLASLTQHLEVHRNQTTCILCHTTLSRRTDLRRHMRLKHNMQWQKTIQRHRSPKKELHS encoded by the exons atgtacgtatacgtgCTGTGCAGCTTTATGATACGCACACACGAG GCAGGCATCATGGGTTCCAGTCAGCAGTTCTCCTTGAGGTGGAACAACTATCTCAAGCACATCACCAATGCATTCGACACACTGCGATCAGATGAGGATCTTGTGGATGTGACGCTGAGCTGTGAGGGCAAAAGGATAAGGGCACACAAAATGCTGTTATCTGCGTGTAGTAcatattttcgagatttatttAAG GAAAACCCTTGTCAACATCCTGTTATTATATTCAGGAATGTCAAATTTGATGACCTGGCGGCGTTGGTTGACTTCATCTACCAGGGCGAAGTTAACGTAGTGCAAGAGCAGCTAGATAGTTTTATGACAACAGCTGAACTGTTGGCTGTACAGGGTCTCACAGATGGATCAAGGAAAGATGACAGTTTAGCAGAG gATGATGTGGAAATCCCCAGTGAACCAGAAGTACAACTGAGGAATGCGTCTGGCAAAGTTATCACAAATGATAAGGGAAACAAGTCACCATCTTCGCCATTGCCATATCACTTAGCAGAATCACATAAGTCTGAAGCGCCGCCACCAAATAAAAGGAGAAGATACAGAGAAAATTCAAATGCACATTCGGAAAAATCAAACAGGCATGCTTCTTCACCAAAAGACTCTGACAAAACAGACAGTCAAACTGTGCAAGAACCTGTTGAAATAATTCCTCTCATGCCAAATTTGAAAATGGAAATGCCTGAATATTTGGAGCAGGATGGAAGTAGTTGTAGTTACGAAGAACAAAGTACGGGTGAAAGttctaataaaatattagACGATAATCCAGACCTACTGGACAATGAGCAGAAGCCAGACATAACGCAAACATTCTATTCGAATCAATCGTCAACAGACCACTTAGATGCATCTAAGTCATCAGACATAG GTTACTTACTTTCCAAACCTGGCACAAGTTCAGGAGATAGGATATCACATGAACTACTTCAAG GGGGGGTTGTGGGACGCAAACGGAAGCACGTTGGCGATACAACTGGTGGTCAAGTGGTGATGCAGGGTCCGGGGCGTTTTTCGTGCAGTCTCTGTGGGAGCGTTTACAAGCATCTTGCTTCGCTGACTCAGCACCTCGAAGTGCACCGCAACCAGACGACCTGCATCCTATGTCACACGACACTCAGTCGTAGAACCGACCTGCGTCGACACATGCGCTTGAAACATAACATGCAATGGCAAAAGACCATACAGAGGCATCGGAGCCCCAAGAAGGAATTGCACTCCTAA